In the Vicingaceae bacterium genome, GAAATCTGATCAATCCTTACACGGGAACCACCTGGTTTGACATGGATCAATTGGATCCCGGCGTGTTTTTTGTGATAGATAAAATGAAGGCAGGTGAAATATCTCAACCTGTGCCATACAAATCGCCGGATGGTAAAGAAGGGTATAGAATTATTTATTTGAAATCGAGAACCGAGCCACATAGGGCTAACTTGCAGGAAGATTTTGAATATCTGAAAGAATTGGCATTGAACGACAAAAAGAACAGAAAAATCAACCAATGGTTGGAAGAAAAAATTAAAGAAACTTTTGTGAGAATTGAACCGGAATGGAAAAGTTGTAATTTTACCAATCCTTGGGTAAAAAATGAAAATTAAAACAATGTATGAAACCTTCTAACGAAATTGAAGCTGTAGAGGCGTTAAAAGAAAAATATCACTCTCTCAAAAGAGAAATTTCAAAAGTAATAGTGGGACAAGAAACAGTGGTGGATCATGTGGTCAATGCCATTTTTGCCGGAGGGCATTGTTTGTTGGTTGGGGTGCCCGGGCTTGCCAAAACTTTGTTGGTGAATACGGTGGCAAAATCATTGGAGTTGAGTTTTAACCGGATTCAGTTTACGCCCGACTTGATGCCGGGTGATATAACAGGGAATGAGATTTTGGATGAAAAAAAAGAATTCCGGTTTGTCAAAGGACCTGTCTTTGCCAATATAGTGCTTGCCGACGAAATTAACAGGACTCCACCAAAGACGCAAGCAGCATTATTGGAATCGATGCAAGAGAAAATGGTGACAGTATCGGGCAAAAAATATCCTTTGCCATCGCCATTTTTTGTTTTGGCCACACAGAATCCCATTGAACAGGAAGGCACCTATCCGCTGCCTGAAGCTCAATTAGACAGGTTTATGTATCTATTGTTGGTAGATTATCCTTCTTTTGAAGAAGAGGTGCAAATAGTCAAAGCTACCACGGGACATTTTGAGCCGGATGTCAAGGCGGTAATGAACAGCGAAGATATTTTGTATTATCAACAGTTGGTAAAGAAAGTGCCTGTGCCGGATAACGTAATAGAGTATGCTGTTGGGTTGGCGGTTAAAACGAGGGTAAACTCGGGAATAGCACCCGAAATTGTGAAACAATATGTGGCCTGGGGCGCCGGACCGAGAGCTTCGCAATTTTTGATTTTGGGTGCGAAAGTGCATGCTTTGTTAAACGGTAAATATTCGCCCGACATAGAAGATGTCAAAGCCATTGCTTTGCCCGTGTTGAGGCACAGGGTCATCAGAAATTATAAGGCAGAGGCAGAGGGTGTTCAGGTAGACACGATTTTGCGAGAGATTTTATAAAGGGGTTGGGTGTAGAGTGTTTTGCGGCCGGCGGTGAGCGGATAGCCCGCAAGCACCGAAGCCCGTCATGCAGGGACTTGCAGCAGCTGACGGCAGGAAGATCGCTGCAGGCCCATGCAGGCCGTGGCTGAGGGGCGCGGACTATGAGCGAACCGCCGTCAGCCGCCATAAAATTTTTTATCAAACTTCTACAGTTCGGTTGGAAAAATTTGCTGCTTTCATGACAGAAAAGTTTTCATTTAAGGTTGACAGACATGTTTTTGGTGTGATTTTTGAGTGTGATCGATACCTGTGAAAATCTGTGATAATTTTGCCGGGAAATCTTAAAAAATGCCTTTTTTTTAATACTTTCGCTTAAAATTTACAACTATGAAAAAGTTTTTGAAAATAGCTGCAATTGTTTTGGTATTATTGATAGGATTTGTTTTGGCAGTACCTTTCCTTTTTAAGGATAAAATTATTGCCACCGTGAAGGAAACCGTCAATGAACAATTAAATGCAAAGGTGGATTTTGGCGAGTTTGATATTAGCATTATCTCTACATTTCCAAATTTGAAATTCAGTATAGAAAATGTGCAGGTGGATGGAGTAGCCGAATTTGATGGCGTACGTTTGGCAGAGGTCGGCAGGTTGGATTTGGTGCTGGATTTAATGTCGGTAATTTCAGGTGATGAATATAAAATTAAAAAGATATATGTGAATCAATCAAAAATACATGCAAAGATTTTGGAAAATGGTAAAGCCAATTGGGATATTGCAAAAGTAGATTCTACAACTGTTGAAGAAGAAACGCCCGATACGTCATCGAGTCCCTTTAAGATGGCATTGAAAGAGTTGAAAATTGCCGATTCCTATATTGTGTATGAAGATTTGGAAGGGAAAATGAAGGCAGCAATTGGCCCGTATGAATTTGAATTATCGGGAGATTTTACGGAAAACACCACCGATATGAAAATGAATTTTGTGACAGATACGCTGACATACGTCATGGATGGTATTCCTTTTTTAAATAAGGTTCGTTCGGAGTTTTCGGCCATTATTTTGACCGATTTGAAAAATTCGAAATACACGTTTAAAGATAATGTTTTGAAGATAAATGCATTGGAGTCGAAGTTTGATGGTTGGTTGGCGATGCCGAATGATTCGATAATGGAAATGGACATTAATTTCAGCACAACCAAAACTACGTTTAAAGAAATTTTATCGTTGGTTCCGGCCATTTACGCCCGTGAATTTGCTTCGGTCAAAACTGCCGGAAATGCCGAGTTGAAGGCCGTTATTAAAGGTCAATATACTGAAACGCGTTTGCCCTTTTTTGATATACAATTGTTGGTGAGCAATGCCATGTTTAAATATCCGGACTCTGCCCAAATCGGTCGATAAAATAGCCATAGACCTGAAAATCAGTAATCCCGGAGGAAGTGAAGATTTGACGGTGATAGATTTGAGAAAATTTCATATGGAAATGGCTTCCAATCCCTTTGACATGACATTGTTTTTGAAAACGCCGGTTTCTGATCCGGAAATAAAAGCTTCGTTTAAAGGAAAAATAGATTTAAATACATTGAAAGATGTTGTGCCACTCGAACAAGGAGAAAATATCGGAGGGGTGATAGAGTCGGACATAGCCATAGCAGGGAAATTGTCGGCACTGGATCAAGGAAAATACGACCAATTTAAAGCAGATGGCAGATTGGCTGTGATGGATCTTTTGTACGAAACACCTTCGTTGCCCTATGCGACTAAAATAAAAGAAATGGTTATGAACTTTTCGCCTCAAAAAGTTGAGCTTGTAAACTTTCAAAGTTATGTGGGGAAATCTGACATCAGTTTAAAAGGGAAATTGGATAATATCATTCAATATGCTTTGAGCGACAGTGTGACATTAAAAGGGCAATTTGAATATTATTCGCAATTGTTGGACATCAATGAATTTATGGGAAGCGATAGCGATGCTGCAACGCCGGCCGATACGGCATCAGAGGAACCATTGACGGTGGTGGAAGTGCCAAAAAATATCGATTTTGTGTTGAATGCAAAAATAGACAGGGTGATTTACGATACATATGATATAACAAATGTGAAAGGCAACATGATTGTTCGCAATCAACGATTGAGCATGGAGAATGTTTCGATGAACATGATGGATGGAATGGTAAAAATGAGTGGTTACTATGAAACGGTCAATCCGGACAAACCTGCATTTGATTTTTCTATGGCAATTGTAGATTGGGATGTGCAAAAAACGGCCACTACATTTAATACAGTGGAAAAAATGGCGCCTATAGCCAAATCGGCTTTCGGGAAATTTTCGAGCGAGCTATCGGTCAAAGGGTTGCTTGACGATAAGATGGAGCCCGTAATGAATACATTGACCGGAAAAGGTATTTTGACCACTAAAAATGTTGAAATAAAAGATTTTAAACCATTGGTTAAATTGGCCGATGCCATTAAAAAACCGGAATATAAAAGTTGGGCATTGAATGATGTGAAAATAAATTTTGAATTTAGTGACGGAAAAGTTGAAGTAAAACCATTCAAATTTAAATTGGGAAAAACGGAGGTGACGGCATCCGGCTATAATACATTCGAACAAGAAATTAATTATGATTTTGTTTTTGCCATACCACGATCGGAACTTGGATCCCAACCTGATCAATGGGCTGCAAGTTTGACCGGCAAAACCGGATTGAACGTGAAATTGCCGGATATTATCAATATCAAAGCAAAAATGACAGGAACAATAAACGATCCTAAGATATCTACCGATCTGACTTCAATTGGAGGGGATTTAAAAGAACAAATCAAAGAAGAAGTAAAAGAAAAAATCGAACAAAAAGTAGAAGAGATTAAAGAAGATGTCAAGCAAAAAGCCAAAGAAGAAGCTGCAAAAATATTGGCAGAAGCCCAAAAACAAGCCGAAAAAATAAGAAGTGAAGCTCAAGCATTGGCCGAAAAAACACGAAAAGAAGGATACTCTGCCGCTGATGAAATTGAAGCAAAAGCAAAAAATCCATTAGAAAAAGCTGCTGCCAAGAAAGCTGCAGATAAATTAAGAAAAGAAACTGATGAGAAAGCCCAAAAAATCATTGATGAAGGCAATGTAAAAGCGGATAAAATTATTGAAGATGCAAAGAGAAGAGCTGAGGAACTGGAAAAACAATAGTTGGTGGGTTGTTTGGCTTGCTTTTTTTCTTGTTACCGGTAATTTGGTTGCACAGGATGAATGCGAAAAACCTAACAAAAAAGCGTTGAAGCTTTATGATGCATCACAGTTGCCCGGTGTGACATTAAGTGAAAGAAAAAAACTCTTACTCGAAGCGCTTGAAAAGGATCCACACATACCTGAAGCTTGGGAAGATTTAGCCAATATGGCTGAAAGGGAGGCCAATGGTGCTTTGTCTTTGATGCAAGTGCAACAAGCAACCAACCGTAAAATATCATATTGGAAAAAACTGGTAGAGAATTGCCCTTCTTACAAAAATTATCTATATTATTATGAGTTGGGCAACTACTATTATATGCATAGAGAATGGACAGAGGCAAAGGAATGGTTTGGAAAATATCTCTCTTCGACTTCGGGGAAAAATCGTCAACTTACCGAAGATGCACAAAACAAAGTAAAGCAGATAGAAGAGTTGGATTACTTTTTGAAAAATCCGGTAAAGTTTACACCAAAAAAAGTGAAAGGGGTTTGCACCGAATTGGATGAATATCTGCCGATGTTGTCACCGGATAACCGCTATTTATATTTCACAAGAAGAGTCAATGAGGACACGAAATCGATGTTGGGGAAGGAGCAAAGAGAGTTTTTAACACAAAGTCGGAGATATGGACCGGATACCTTTTCGGTAGGAATTTTTATGGGGCCGCCATTTAACGAAAAAGGTTTAAATCAGGGAGCGGTGAGCATTTCGGTAACCAATAAAACAATTTATGTAACAGTGGTAGAATTAATTCCTGATCCAAGACGGGAAAGCCGCATTCAACAAGGTAATTCGGGAGTGTTGTATGCCAATGGTGATATTTACTATAGTGAATTTAAGGATGGGCAATGGGGTCCGTTGAAAAGTATCGGTGATCATATCAACGGAAAATATACTTGGGAAGGTCAGCCATCTATTTCTGCCGATGACAAAACATTATATTTTGCTTCCGCAAGGGAAGGCGGATACGGTGGTATGGATATTTACAAGGTGGAACGTCAGGCAGATGGAAAATGGGGACCACCGGTTAATTTGGGGCCCGTTATCAATACAGAAGGAAATGAAAAGTCACCATTTATCCATTCTGACAGTTATACGCTTTATTTTAGTTCCGACGGACATCCGGGCTATGGAGGGTTTGATATATTTTATTCCAAAATCAAAGAAGACGGTACTTTTACGACACCAAAAAACATAGGATATCCTATAAACACCGAAAAAGACGAACATGGCTTTATTGTGAGCGTTGATGGGAATTATGGTTATTTTTCTGCTGGCTTGTTGCAAGATAATTTGGATATTTATTGTTTTGAATTGTATGAAGATGCACGACCTGAGAAAGTTACCTTTATCAGAGGAGAAATGGCTGATGCAAAAGGTCAAGTGCCAGACGGTGTAGATGTAGAGATAAAAAACTTATCCAATGGAAAAACATATTCCGGCGTAGTGGATAAAGAAAGCGGACAGTTTGTTGCAGTGGTGACGGCAAAAGAAAATGAAGATTTATTGTTGATGGCCAAAAAAGAGGGCTATGCATTTTCTTCGGCATTAATTCATATGAAAGCCGAGATAGTCGGACGGCCGATTCATGTGTCGCATCCATTGGAAGTGAAACCAATCGAAAAAGGCAAAACTTATACATTGCACGATATCTTGTTTCCTACCAATTCATATGAATTGGACCAAAAATCATATTATGTATTGGATGCATTTGCCGATTTTTTAAAACAAAACAAAGATTTAAAAATAGAGATTCAAGGACATACGGATAATGTGGGGGATGATGATTTTAACATGGCATTGAGTGAGAATCGTGCCCGTGTGGTTTACGAATATTTGTTAAAAAAAGGAATACCAGCAGAACGAATGACTTATAAAGGTTATGGAGAGACACGCCCTGTGGCAAGTAATGCAACGGAAGAAGGAAGGGCTAAAAACCGTCGTACGGAATTTCTAATTCGTTAAAAATTTTTTTGTAATTTAAAAATTTATATTTTTGCCTAGCAATCTAAAAACTAAAAACTATGAAAAAACTAACATTATTAGCAGCAACTGCTATTTTTATGTCGACATTTGTGACATCATGTAAAAAAGGAGATGGTGACCCGGCTATCTCTTTGCGCAGCAGAAAAGCAAGATTAACCGGTGAGTGGATGGTGAAAAAATATGACATGAATTCAACTTGGACTTCTACAAGCGGAAACACCACCACTACAACACAAAATATGGAAATGTTTGACGGTTCTACCTATACACAAACCACAATATACAACGATGGATCTAAATCAATGAAAGAAGGTACAGGTGAATATAAAGTCACTTTGAATAAGGATTATACATTTGAAATTGTAATCAATAAAAATTTCACAAAAGAAACTTATACTCCTAACAATGGAGCGTCTGTTACTACCACTTTGGAACCTAATGAAGGAAAATATTCTACCACCTATAAAGGTTCTTGGTCATTTGTTGGTAAAGACAAAAATGCCGATTTTAAAAATAAAGAAAGAGTATTGCTTAACATCACAGAAGAGGTTCAAGTTTATCCTGATTATGATTTTATGAATGGTGAGTGGAAATCCAGTACTACTACAAGTACTTACGCTAATGGGCAAAATACAATGATTTGGAATTTAAATACTTTGAAAAATAATCTTATTGAAATTGTTGGAGATATTAAAAGCACATATACTAATGTGGATTATAACGGTAATACCTCTACCTCTTCACAAAATGGTTCAATGACTATAGAGATGGAACAATAAAAATCAATACACATACATACCAAAAGGCGGTGACATCACCGCCTTTTTTTATTTAATAAAAATAAAAAATTGATGATGACGTTATTGGTTTGTGTAATTTTGCTTTAATGAAAAAAATGATTCAAATATTATTTTTTGTTATAACAGGTTTGTGCTTATTGGGACCAATAAAAGTTTTCTCTCAGGACAACACGTTAAACTTTAAAGATGCCAAAGGCATAAAACAAGGTCCTTGGCAGGGGTATTATAAAGACGGGAAGTTGAAATATACCGGGCAATTTAAAGACAACAAACCTGTCGGAAAGTTCACATATTATTTTCCATCAGGTGCCGTAAGGGCAATAGTTTATCACTACCCTGACGGCCGAAGCTATGCCACATTTTATTATGAAACCGGAAAACCTGTATGTACCGGAAAATATGTCAATCAAAAGAGAGATAGTGCCTGGGTTTATTATTTTCCGGAAGGTACAATCATGGCTGAGGAATTTTACATTGAAGGGAAAAAACATGGCACATGGAAGCTATACTATCATTCGGGAATACTTTTGCAAGAAAAAAATTATGTCAATGGTAAAGCAGAAGGTGTTTGTATAAATTATTATGATAATGGTAAAATAAGAGACAAGATGATTTATCATAACGATAGTTTAAATGGTTTGTTTGAGCATTATTACCCTAATGGAATTTTAAATATTTATGGGATGTATAAAAATGATTTGAAAGAGGGTAAGTGGATAGTTAACGACAAAAACGGCAAAAAAGAGAAGGAAGTCATCTTCATACATGGTCGGTTGGCCAATGAAGACGATTATTTGATTCCTGTCGACGAACCGAAAGAAATAGAAGAGCATGAATTGATAGAAAGGTTAAACAAACAATTTGGGATATACGCCGAATGAAAGAAAAAAATAAAAAACGGGTTTTAGTGGCCATGAGCGGTGGAATAGACAGCTCAGTAACGGCCATGTTGTTGCACGAACAAGGGTATGATGTGGTGGGAATCACCATGAAAACCTGGGATTATCAAACATCCGGAGGAACACGAAAAACCACCGGCTGTTGTAGTTTGGATGATATCAACGATGCCAGGATTTTGGCAGTTAAATTGGGTTTCCCGCATTACATCATTGATATACGTGAGGAGTTTGGCAATTTTATCATCAATAATTTTGTAGATGAATATTTATCCGGAAGAACGCCCAACCCATGTGTATTGTGTAATACCTACATTAAATGGGAAGCTTTGATAAAAAGAGCCGACGCGCTTGATTGTGACTTTATTGCCACCGGTCATTATGCCAATATCAGATATGAAAATGGCCGTTACGTGATTTCAAAAGGAAAAGACACCTGGAAGGACCAGTCATATGTACTTTGGGGAGTGTCGCAGAAAAATCTTGCGAGAACAATATTACCTCTTGGACAATACACTAAACAAGAAATTCGTCAGATGGCATTTGACAGGGGATTCACCGAACTAGCAAAAAAAGCCGAAAGCTATGAAATTTGTTTTGTGCCCGATAATGATTACAGGGCTTTTCTCAAACGTAGAAAACCGGAAATTGAGCAATTGGAAGGCGGATATTTTGTGGATGTCAACGGTAATATCCTCGGAAAACACAAAGGATATCCCTTTTACACTATTGGTCAAAGAAAAGGATTGGAAATTGCTTTGGGCGAACCCAAATATGTGGTAGCTATCAAACCTGAGACCAACGAGGTTGTTTTGGGCAATAAGGAAGACCTCGAAAGAAACACAATGTGGGTAGAAAAAGTCAATTGGGTAAAATATAGTCATTTGCCTGAAAATGGACTTGAAGTAATAGCCAAGATCCGGTATAAAGATCCAGGTACTCCTGCTACTATTTTTAATGAAAATGATCTGATTAGAGTCATTTTTCACAAAAATGTTTCGGCAATTGCACCGGGACAAAGTGCTGTTTTTTATGAGCATGACGATGTGGTGGCCGGAGGAATTATTAAAAAATGATGTATCGTTTAATTATCATAGCAATCGCAGTGATACTAAATACAAGTTGCAAAAAAGACCAACCGGTTGTTCCATACACCGGTCATGAATATTTCCCTGTGTTTAATGGCCAAACATTAGTTTATGAAGTGGATTCTATTATTTGGGATGATTTTTACACACCGCCAAAAGTAGATACCTTTCATTATTCCTTAAAAGAATTTGTGGAAAGCTCTTATTTTGCAAAGGACAACCAGGAAATTTTCAGAATTGTCAGGAGTATTCGTAAGAACGATTCTCTCAATTTTCAGATTATAGATATTTGGAGCAAATATCGTAACAACATTAATGCTGTGAGAAACGAAGAGAACCGCTATTTTGTAAAATTAGTTTTTCCCGCCCAAAAAGGTAAAAAATGGAACGTAAATGCAATGAATGATCTTGATGAACAAGAAGCAAAAATTATTGATGTGCATCAACCTGTCAATTTAAATGGTTTTACTTTTGATTCTGTATTGACTGTAAGTGTTCAGAATGATTCAAACTTGATAGAGAAAAAAATTGAAAAAGAAATGTATGCTTGGAAAATAGGTTTGATTTACCGTGAAAAAACCGATTTGCAAACCTTCATCGACGGTAAACCGAAATCGGGCTATAAGGTAATTTATAAAATTATTCATTGGCAGTAGTTATGTTGTTAAAAAAAATCATCATAGTATTTTTAATCATTTTGTGTGGTTTAATATATGGACAAAATGGAAATAATAAATACAGGATAACTTTTACAGATAAAAACAATAATCCTTATTCCTTGCAAAATCCCGGACAGTTTTTATCTCAAAGATCTCTTGCAAGACGTCAAAAATACAATATTCCTCTTACTACCGAGGATTTGCCGGTCACTCCGGCATATATCGACAGCGTTCTGGCAAAAGGTTTTCAATTGCATTGTATAAACAAGTGGTTCAATAGTATAGTGGTGGAAGCAAATGACACCGTATCGTTGGCTCCATTATATTCCTTGCCTTTTGTTGCTTCCATTGATACAGTTTTTAAATATAAAGCAAGTTTTGGAAGAAAATCCTGGCAAAGCCAATGGAAAAATAATTTTGTGAGTTCGGCAGTGGATTATGGCTATGCTGTTGATCAAATAGAAATGATCAAACTTGATTTTTTACATGCCAACGGATGGAATGGAGAAGGCAAAATAATAGCCGTCATGGATGCCGGATTTCAAAATGTGGATAATATAGCAGGATTTCAGCATTTGTTTCAAAACGGACAAATACTTGGAACATGGGATTTTGTGGCGAGAGAGCCGTCTGTTTACGAAGATCATCCGCATGGCACTGCCGTACTGTCGATTATTGCGGCTTATCAACCGGGCAAAATGGTAGGAGGCGCATACGCCTCTTCATTTTATTTATTTCGCACCGAAGATGTATTTAGCGAATCGTTGGTTGAAGAAGATAATTGGGTGGCTGCAGCTGAAAAGGCCGATAGTTTGGGAGTAGATATTATTCAAACCTCTTTGGGGTATTTTGAATTTGACCATCAATCTACCAGTCATCAATATAGTGAAATGAACGGCAATACAACCAGAATATCACAAGGAGCCAACAAAGCCATGACAAGAGGTATGTTGGTGGTTGTCAGTGCCGGCAATGAAGGCAATGCTCCGTGGCATTACATCACTGCTCCGGCTGATGCAGACAGTGTCATAAGTGTTGGTGCAGTCAACAAAGACAAAATTTTGGCGGACTTTAGTTCAAGAGGGCCCTCATCTGACGGACAGATCAAGCCGGAAGTATGTGCCATGGGGCAAGCAACTGTAGTTTATGCTTCCAATGGCGATGCGTTAGCCGGTAGCGGTACATCCTTTGCATCTCCTTTGATCTCTGCCGGGGCTGCTTGTTTATGGCAGGCCTTTGATGAAAAAAATGCCTGGCAAATAAGGGATTTGATATTAAAATCTTGCGACCGTTATCTTCAACCCAACAATGATTATGGATATGGTATTCCTGATTTTTCCAAGGCAGTGATGACTGAACTGCAATTTCCCTATGAAGAAGGACGTGAGATTGTAAAACTTTTGAATGGAAATGTAGGCAATGAACCGTTGCAATTATTAATTATACCGGCCTATGACGGAATGGTTACCATTGACCTTATGGATGTTTCCGGAAAATTATTGCAACAAAGATCAGAAGTGATTGATAAAAAACAATTGAGAATTTACAAGATTGATACCGAAAATCAAGGTTTTTTCCTGCTTAGGGTTGAAACACCTTTAAAAAATTATGTTTTTAAAATACTCAACCCATAATTTTTTTATTCATACCCCGAAAAACTTAAAAAATATTTGCCATTTTGGATAAGCAGAGAAGGAAACGGCAGTTTGATGATATCCAAAATTTTAAACGTCTGCAACAACCATTTTTTGTGTGTTTTGATTTTGGTCCACTGAATATCGGGAGCCAAATAAATTTGATTTAAGGTATATTGGTCTTTATGCGAAGTATAATAATTTTCTATTGAATAGCCCAAGCAAAAACTTACAAATGAAAATTTTGCATTTTCTTTGAAAGGTGAATAACCAATCCAGTATACTTGTCCGTTATAATCCTTGAGTATATTTTCAGCAAGATTTTTTCCGAAAATTTCCGGTCTTAGCGAGGCCATTGAAGAATTTTTATATGAAAATTTTAATGAAAAACCATATAAATGGGCATTACTTATATATAAGAAAGTGCCGGCAGTGTTGGCCGCCAGATCATATA is a window encoding:
- a CDS encoding ATPase AAA → MKPSNEIEAVEALKEKYHSLKREISKVIVGQETVVDHVVNAIFAGGHCLLVGVPGLAKTLLVNTVAKSLELSFNRIQFTPDLMPGDITGNEILDEKKEFRFVKGPVFANIVLADEINRTPPKTQAALLESMQEKMVTVSGKKYPLPSPFFVLATQNPIEQEGTYPLPEAQLDRFMYLLLVDYPSFEEEVQIVKATTGHFEPDVKAVMNSEDILYYQQLVKKVPVPDNVIEYAVGLAVKTRVNSGIAPEIVKQYVAWGAGPRASQFLILGAKVHALLNGKYSPDIEDVKAIALPVLRHRVIRNYKAEAEGVQVDTILREIL
- a CDS encoding hypothetical protein (possible pseudo, frameshifted) yields the protein MKKFLKIAAIVLVLLIGFVLAVPFLFKDKIIATVKETVNEQLNAKVDFGEFDISIISTFPNLKFSIENVQVDGVAEFDGVRLAEVGRLDLVLDLMSVISGDEYKIKKIYVNQSKIHAKILENGKANWDIAKVDSTTVEEETPDTSSSPFKMALKELKIADSYIVYEDLEGKMKAAIGPYEFELSGDFTENTTDMKMNFVTDTLTYVMDGIPFLNKVRSEFSAIILTDLKNSKYTFKDNVLKINALESKFDGWLAMPNDSIMEMDINFSTTKTTFKEILSLVPAIYAREFASVKTAGNAELKAVIKGQYTETRLPFFDIQLLVSNAMFKYPDSAQIGR
- a CDS encoding hypothetical protein (possible pseudo, frameshifted), giving the protein MPCLNIRTLPKSVDKIAIDLKISNPGGSEDLTVIDLRKFHMEMASNPFDMTLFLKTPVSDPEIKASFKGKIDLNTLKDVVPLEQGENIGGVIESDIAIAGKLSALDQGKYDQFKADGRLAVMDLLYETPSLPYATKIKEMVMNFSPQKVELVNFQSYVGKSDISLKGKLDNIIQYALSDSVTLKGQFEYYSQLLDINEFMGSDSDAATPADTASEEPLTVVEVPKNIDFVLNAKIDRVIYDTYDITNVKGNMIVRNQRLSMENVSMNMMDGMVKMSGYYETVNPDKPAFDFSMAIVDWDVQKTATTFNTVEKMAPIAKSAFGKFSSELSVKGLLDDKMEPVMNTLTGKGILTTKNVEIKDFKPLVKLADAIKKPEYKSWALNDVKINFEFSDGKVEVKPFKFKLGKTEVTASGYNTFEQEINYDFVFAIPRSELGSQPDQWAASLTGKTGLNVKLPDIINIKAKMTGTINDPKISTDLTSIGGDLKEQIKEEVKEKIEQKVEEIKEDVKQKAKEEAAKILAEAQKQAEKIRSEAQALAEKTRKEGYSAADEIEAKAKNPLEKAAAKKAADKLRKETDEKAQKIIDEGNVKADKIIEDAKRRAEELEKQ
- a CDS encoding cell envelope biogenesis protein OmpA, which produces MQREELRNWKNNSWWVVWLAFFLVTGNLVAQDECEKPNKKALKLYDASQLPGVTLSERKKLLLEALEKDPHIPEAWEDLANMAEREANGALSLMQVQQATNRKISYWKKLVENCPSYKNYLYYYELGNYYYMHREWTEAKEWFGKYLSSTSGKNRQLTEDAQNKVKQIEELDYFLKNPVKFTPKKVKGVCTELDEYLPMLSPDNRYLYFTRRVNEDTKSMLGKEQREFLTQSRRYGPDTFSVGIFMGPPFNEKGLNQGAVSISVTNKTIYVTVVELIPDPRRESRIQQGNSGVLYANGDIYYSEFKDGQWGPLKSIGDHINGKYTWEGQPSISADDKTLYFASAREGGYGGMDIYKVERQADGKWGPPVNLGPVINTEGNEKSPFIHSDSYTLYFSSDGHPGYGGFDIFYSKIKEDGTFTTPKNIGYPINTEKDEHGFIVSVDGNYGYFSAGLLQDNLDIYCFELYEDARPEKVTFIRGEMADAKGQVPDGVDVEIKNLSNGKTYSGVVDKESGQFVAVVTAKENEDLLLMAKKEGYAFSSALIHMKAEIVGRPIHVSHPLEVKPIEKGKTYTLHDILFPTNSYELDQKSYYVLDAFADFLKQNKDLKIEIQGHTDNVGDDDFNMALSENRARVVYEYLLKKGIPAERMTYKGYGETRPVASNATEEGRAKNRRTEFLIR
- the mnmA gene encoding tRNA-specific 2-thiouridylase MnmA, producing the protein MKEKNKKRVLVAMSGGIDSSVTAMLLHEQGYDVVGITMKTWDYQTSGGTRKTTGCCSLDDINDARILAVKLGFPHYIIDIREEFGNFIINNFVDEYLSGRTPNPCVLCNTYIKWEALIKRADALDCDFIATGHYANIRYENGRYVISKGKDTWKDQSYVLWGVSQKNLARTILPLGQYTKQEIRQMAFDRGFTELAKKAESYEICFVPDNDYRAFLKRRKPEIEQLEGGYFVDVNGNILGKHKGYPFYTIGQRKGLEIALGEPKYVVAIKPETNEVVLGNKEDLERNTMWVEKVNWVKYSHLPENGLEVIAKIRYKDPGTPATIFNENDLIRVIFHKNVSAIAPGQSAVFYEHDDVVAGGIIKK
- a CDS encoding serine protease, producing MLLKKIIIVFLIILCGLIYGQNGNNKYRITFTDKNNNPYSLQNPGQFLSQRSLARRQKYNIPLTTEDLPVTPAYIDSVLAKGFQLHCINKWFNSIVVEANDTVSLAPLYSLPFVASIDTVFKYKASFGRKSWQSQWKNNFVSSAVDYGYAVDQIEMIKLDFLHANGWNGEGKIIAVMDAGFQNVDNIAGFQHLFQNGQILGTWDFVAREPSVYEDHPHGTAVLSIIAAYQPGKMVGGAYASSFYLFRTEDVFSESLVEEDNWVAAAEKADSLGVDIIQTSLGYFEFDHQSTSHQYSEMNGNTTRISQGANKAMTRGMLVVVSAGNEGNAPWHYITAPADADSVISVGAVNKDKILADFSSRGPSSDGQIKPEVCAMGQATVVYASNGDALAGSGTSFASPLISAGAACLWQAFDEKNAWQIRDLILKSCDRYLQPNNDYGYGIPDFSKAVMTELQFPYEEGREIVKLLNGNVGNEPLQLLIIPAYDGMVTIDLMDVSGKLLQQRSEVIDKKQLRIYKIDTENQGFFLLRVETPLKNYVFKILNP
- a CDS encoding DUF2279 domain-containing protein — its product is MHKLFLSIFLVCFIQLNQLFSQEPLDTFQNKFSCKLWRFGSIAAGSAISLTWLSYEWYKPYSTGKFHFFNDGNEWGGMDKLGHTFSTYYISRFLEEFLLPCYYSEEKVKVRKLSAFIPWGYMLVIETMDGFSSGWGFSLYDLAANTAGTFLYISNAHLYGFSLKFSYKNSSMASLRPEIFGKNLAENILKDYNGQVYWIGYSPFKENAKFSFVSFCLGYSIENYYTSHKDQYTLNQIYLAPDIQWTKIKTHKKWLLQTFKILDIIKLPFPSLLIQNGKYFLSFSGYE